One genomic region from Arthrobacter sp. FB24 encodes:
- the dxr gene encoding 1-deoxy-D-xylulose-5-phosphate reductoisomerase, producing the protein MQPRRIVLLGSTGSIGTQAIDVVDGAPHLFEVVALSAGGGNLELLARQAVHTKAKAVGTASGDATALQRLIDDAARATGVAGYRPEIITGPDASTRIAEIEADVVLNGITGSIGLAPTLAALKSGATLALANKESLIVGGALVKAAAREGQIVPVDSEHSAIAQCLRSGTAAEVDRLILTASGGPFRGRTREELHNVSPEEALAHPTWDMGLMVTTNSASLVNKGLEVIEAHLLFDIPLDRIDVVVHPQSVVHSMVQFVDGSIIAQASPPDMRLPIALGLGWPDRVPKAATPCDWTQATSWTFEPLDAEAFPAVNLAKDAAKQGSTYPAVFNAANEEAVMAFHAGRIRFTDIVDTIEAVLSEHPGSSGLTVESVLDAEAWARARTHERLAVSSL; encoded by the coding sequence ATGCAGCCACGCAGAATCGTTCTCCTCGGATCCACCGGTTCCATCGGCACCCAGGCGATTGACGTCGTCGACGGCGCCCCGCACCTTTTCGAGGTTGTGGCACTGAGCGCAGGCGGCGGCAACCTGGAACTCCTTGCCCGCCAGGCCGTCCATACGAAGGCCAAGGCCGTCGGTACGGCCAGTGGCGACGCCACCGCCCTGCAGCGCCTGATTGACGACGCCGCCCGCGCCACCGGCGTGGCAGGCTACCGACCGGAGATCATCACCGGGCCGGACGCGTCAACCCGGATCGCGGAAATCGAAGCCGACGTGGTGCTCAACGGCATCACCGGCTCCATCGGCCTGGCACCCACCCTCGCGGCCCTGAAATCCGGTGCCACCCTTGCGCTGGCCAACAAGGAGTCGCTGATCGTCGGCGGCGCCCTCGTGAAGGCGGCCGCGCGCGAAGGCCAGATCGTCCCGGTGGACTCCGAACATTCGGCGATCGCGCAATGCCTGCGTTCCGGGACCGCTGCCGAGGTGGACCGGCTCATCCTGACCGCCTCGGGTGGCCCGTTTCGCGGCAGGACCCGCGAGGAACTCCACAACGTCTCGCCGGAGGAGGCCCTGGCGCACCCCACCTGGGACATGGGGCTGATGGTCACTACCAACTCCGCCAGCCTGGTGAATAAAGGGCTGGAGGTAATCGAGGCTCACCTGTTGTTCGATATCCCGCTGGACCGGATCGACGTGGTGGTCCACCCGCAGTCCGTGGTCCACTCCATGGTGCAGTTCGTGGACGGCTCCATCATCGCCCAGGCTTCGCCGCCGGACATGCGCCTGCCCATCGCCCTCGGCCTCGGCTGGCCGGACCGGGTGCCGAAGGCTGCCACACCGTGCGACTGGACCCAGGCCACCAGCTGGACCTTCGAACCCCTGGACGCCGAGGCATTCCCGGCCGTAAACCTCGCCAAGGACGCTGCCAAGCAGGGGAGCACATACCCTGCCGTTTTCAACGCGGCCAATGAAGAGGCCGTGATGGCCTTCCACGCCGGCCGGATCCGGTTTACGGACATTGTGGATACCATCGAAGCGGTACTCAGCGAACACCCAGGATCTTCCGGGCTGACAGTTGAGTCCGTGCTGGATGCTGAAGCGTGGGCACGAGCGCGCACCCACGAACGTTTAGCAGTGAGCAGTCTCTAG
- a CDS encoding M50 family metallopeptidase, with translation MSPVILFILGVVFVAIGIAVSIALHEVGHLVPAKLFKVRVTKYMIGFGPTLWSKRRGETEYGVKAIPLGGYVSMIGMYPPNKDDGTVRPSSTGMFQTLATEARSMAHEEVGPGDEKRVFYRLPVWKKVIVMLGGPAMNLLIGVALTAVLLMGFGISTPTTTIADVSKCQVKAGETVDPDSADCKPTPAAAAQLKPNDTITSFDGKAVTSWDELTGWIRASAGREVSITVERDGSPVTTTVTPVLSARPVVGADGRQATDANGTLQYQEVGFLGIGAQTALVAQPASSVLPMAGENIRQVAGVVLNLPARVVGVAKAAFSEEPRDPNGPISVVGVGRVAGEVAAMEEVPLQSRLAALVGLLAGLNFALAVFNLVPLLPLDGGHVAGALYEGARRRVAKLFGRPDPGAFDIARLLPVTYVVAALLMGMSALLIYADIVKPVNLFG, from the coding sequence ATGAGTCCCGTCATTCTCTTCATTCTCGGTGTCGTCTTTGTGGCGATCGGCATCGCCGTCTCCATCGCACTGCACGAGGTGGGCCACCTCGTTCCCGCCAAGCTGTTCAAGGTGCGCGTCACCAAGTACATGATCGGCTTCGGCCCCACCCTGTGGTCAAAACGCAGGGGGGAAACCGAGTACGGCGTCAAGGCCATCCCGCTGGGCGGCTACGTGTCCATGATCGGGATGTACCCGCCGAACAAGGACGACGGCACGGTACGGCCCTCCAGCACCGGCATGTTCCAGACCCTCGCCACCGAGGCGCGTTCCATGGCGCACGAGGAAGTTGGCCCCGGCGACGAGAAACGGGTCTTCTACCGGCTCCCGGTGTGGAAGAAAGTCATCGTGATGCTTGGCGGGCCTGCGATGAACCTGCTGATCGGCGTGGCGCTGACGGCCGTGCTGCTGATGGGCTTCGGGATCAGCACCCCCACCACCACCATCGCGGACGTTTCCAAGTGCCAGGTGAAGGCCGGGGAGACCGTGGATCCGGACTCCGCCGACTGCAAGCCCACGCCCGCGGCTGCGGCGCAACTCAAACCGAACGACACCATTACCTCCTTCGACGGCAAAGCCGTGACCAGCTGGGATGAACTCACCGGCTGGATCCGTGCGTCCGCAGGCCGGGAAGTCAGCATCACCGTGGAACGTGACGGCTCGCCTGTCACCACCACGGTGACTCCGGTGCTTTCGGCCCGGCCGGTCGTCGGCGCCGACGGCCGGCAGGCCACTGATGCCAACGGAACCCTCCAGTACCAGGAAGTCGGGTTCCTGGGGATCGGTGCCCAAACAGCGCTGGTTGCCCAGCCGGCGTCGTCCGTCCTGCCCATGGCGGGAGAAAACATCCGGCAGGTTGCCGGCGTCGTCCTGAATCTCCCGGCACGGGTGGTGGGCGTTGCGAAGGCGGCCTTCAGCGAAGAACCGCGCGATCCGAACGGACCCATCAGCGTGGTTGGCGTGGGCCGGGTAGCGGGTGAAGTCGCCGCCATGGAGGAGGTTCCGCTGCAGTCCAGGCTCGCCGCGCTGGTGGGCCTGCTTGCCGGACTGAACTTCGCGCTCGCGGTGTTCAACCTGGTTCCGCTGCTGCCGCTGGACGGCGGCCACGTGGCCGGGGCGCTGTATGAGGGAGCCCGACGGCGGGTGGCCAAGCTGTTCGGCCGGCCCGACCCCGGTGCGTTTGACATCGCGAGGCTCCTGCCGGTGACGTACGTGGTCGCCGCGCTGCTCATGGGCATGAGTGCGCTGCTGATCTATGCGGACATCGTCAAGCCCGTCAATCTCTTCGGGTAA
- a CDS encoding YciI family protein: protein MTVFAVEYVYAAESTEARNAARPAHREWTAGLAREGALLASGPYGDGAGALLIFKAADENALNGILKQDPFASGNVIAGTRTTEWNPVTGLLAEHAA from the coding sequence ATGACTGTTTTTGCTGTTGAGTACGTATACGCCGCCGAGTCCACCGAAGCACGGAACGCCGCCCGTCCGGCACACCGGGAATGGACCGCCGGGCTTGCCCGTGAAGGCGCGCTCCTGGCCAGCGGACCCTACGGCGACGGCGCCGGTGCGTTGCTGATCTTCAAGGCCGCAGACGAAAATGCACTGAACGGTATCCTCAAGCAGGATCCTTTCGCCTCGGGCAACGTCATCGCAGGCACGCGCACCACGGAATGGAACCCGGTGACCGGCCTCCTGGCCGAGCACGCCGCCTAG
- the ispG gene encoding flavodoxin-dependent (E)-4-hydroxy-3-methylbut-2-enyl-diphosphate synthase, with protein MTSVSLGMPSAPPPVLAPRRKTRQIKVGSVGVGSDSPISVQSMTTTPTTDINATLQQIAELTASGCDIVRVACPSADDAEALPIIARKSQIPVIADIHFQPKYVFAAIEAGCAAVRVNPGNIRKFDDQVKEIARAAKDHGTSIRIGVNAGSLEPGILKKYGKATPEALVESAVWEASLFEEHGFHDFKISVKHNDPVIMVAAYEMLAEKGDWPLHLGVTEAGPAFQGTIKSATAFGALLSRGIGDTIRVSLSAPPVEEIKVGNQILQSLNLRPRKLEIVSCPSCGRAQVDVYTLAEQVTAGLEGMEIPLRVAVMGCVVNGPGEAREADLGVASGNGKGQIFVKGEVIKTVPESEIVETLIEEAMRIAEEMGEADGEDAVKGSPVVSVS; from the coding sequence GTGACCTCGGTCAGCCTGGGAATGCCGTCAGCACCGCCGCCCGTCCTTGCCCCGCGCAGGAAGACCCGCCAGATCAAGGTGGGCTCGGTGGGCGTCGGCTCGGATTCGCCCATCAGCGTGCAGTCGATGACCACCACGCCCACTACGGACATCAACGCCACGCTGCAGCAAATTGCCGAGCTGACGGCCTCGGGCTGCGACATCGTGCGCGTGGCCTGCCCCTCCGCAGATGATGCGGAAGCCCTGCCGATCATCGCGCGGAAGTCCCAGATCCCCGTCATCGCGGACATCCATTTCCAGCCCAAGTACGTCTTCGCCGCCATCGAGGCGGGTTGTGCTGCGGTGCGCGTCAACCCCGGCAACATCCGTAAGTTCGATGACCAGGTCAAGGAGATCGCCCGCGCCGCCAAGGACCACGGCACCTCCATCCGGATCGGCGTCAATGCAGGATCCCTGGAGCCCGGGATCCTGAAGAAGTACGGCAAGGCAACCCCCGAGGCCCTAGTGGAGTCAGCGGTCTGGGAAGCCTCGCTGTTCGAGGAGCATGGCTTCCACGACTTCAAGATCTCCGTCAAGCACAACGACCCCGTGATCATGGTCGCCGCGTACGAGATGCTGGCAGAAAAGGGCGACTGGCCCCTTCACCTCGGCGTTACCGAGGCCGGACCGGCCTTCCAGGGCACCATCAAGTCCGCCACCGCCTTCGGCGCACTCCTGTCCAGGGGCATCGGCGACACCATCCGCGTTTCCCTCTCGGCCCCTCCCGTCGAGGAAATCAAGGTTGGCAACCAGATCCTGCAGTCCCTCAACCTGCGCCCCCGCAAGCTCGAAATTGTCTCTTGCCCGTCCTGCGGCCGCGCCCAGGTGGACGTCTACACCCTCGCCGAGCAGGTCACAGCGGGGCTGGAAGGCATGGAGATCCCGTTGCGCGTGGCCGTCATGGGCTGCGTCGTCAACGGCCCGGGCGAGGCGCGCGAAGCCGACCTCGGCGTGGCCTCCGGTAACGGCAAGGGACAAATCTTTGTGAAGGGAGAGGTCATCAAGACTGTCCCTGAGAGCGAAATTGTTGAGACACTGATCGAAGAGGCCATGCGAATCGCTGAAGAGATGGGGGAGGCCGATGGCGAAGATGCTGTCAAGGGTAGCCCCGTGGTTAGCGTCTCGTAA
- a CDS encoding GNAT family N-acetyltransferase: protein MLSRVAPWLASRKETAGPGISIRVLSGPDTAELRELARADVVANVFILSHLAATGTAAPTVGGASIFGVFDGDALVGACWAGANLVPVQLDPELAGLVAEHAQRSGRRFASIFGPADTVLAMYEQLEQLGQQAHEVRADQPLMTIAGPPAVQANTGLGIGQLADFDRILPACAAMFEEEVGYSPFLGGREFYSRRVEGLIRQGHSLVHLDQGGQVMFKAELGAVTPDVTQVQGVWMNPSSRGLGLSAGYMAAVVLLAQKLAPVTSLYVNDYNARARATYERVGFHQVGTFATVLF, encoded by the coding sequence ATGCTGTCAAGGGTAGCCCCGTGGTTAGCGTCTCGTAAGGAGACTGCCGGGCCCGGCATATCAATCCGGGTCCTGTCCGGGCCGGACACTGCCGAACTGCGGGAACTGGCCCGGGCAGACGTTGTGGCCAACGTGTTCATCCTGTCGCACCTGGCCGCGACAGGGACGGCCGCGCCCACCGTGGGCGGGGCCAGCATTTTTGGCGTGTTCGACGGCGACGCCCTGGTGGGCGCGTGCTGGGCCGGGGCAAACCTTGTTCCCGTCCAGCTGGACCCGGAACTCGCCGGTCTTGTCGCCGAGCATGCGCAACGTTCCGGCCGCCGCTTCGCCTCCATCTTCGGCCCCGCGGATACTGTCCTAGCCATGTACGAGCAACTGGAGCAGCTCGGGCAGCAGGCACACGAGGTCCGGGCGGACCAGCCCCTGATGACCATCGCCGGGCCGCCGGCCGTACAGGCGAACACGGGCCTGGGCATCGGCCAGCTCGCCGACTTCGACAGGATCCTTCCCGCCTGCGCCGCCATGTTCGAAGAAGAAGTCGGCTATTCGCCGTTCCTGGGCGGCCGCGAGTTCTACAGCAGGCGCGTGGAAGGCCTCATCCGGCAAGGTCATTCCCTCGTCCACCTCGACCAGGGCGGCCAGGTGATGTTCAAGGCCGAACTGGGCGCCGTCACTCCCGACGTGACCCAGGTCCAGGGCGTCTGGATGAACCCCTCCTCCCGCGGGCTTGGACTCAGCGCCGGCTATATGGCCGCCGTCGTATTGCTGGCGCAGAAATTGGCGCCGGTCACCAGCCTGTACGTCAATGACTACAACGCCCGGGCGAGGGCCACCTACGAACGAGTTGGCTTCCACCAGGTAGGTACGTTCGCTACAGTTCTGTTCTAG